The following coding sequences are from one uncultured Bacteroides sp. window:
- the pta gene encoding phosphate acetyltransferase has translation MDLISEIVARAKANRQRIVLPEGTEERTLKAADQVLADEVADLIILGNVDEIKALASQWGLTHIEKATLLDPDTLPNKEEYAQLLCELRKKKGMTIEEARKLVLDPLYLGCLMVKNGDADGQLAGARNTTGNVLRPALQIIKTVPGISCVSGAMLLISKNTQYGNHGVLVMGDVAVTPVPDANQLAQIAVSTARTATAVAGIDDPRVAMLSFSTKGSAKHEVVDKVVEAFKLAKELDPSLKIDGELQADAALVPSIGASKAPGSEIAGHANVLIVPNLEVGNIGYKIAQRLGNVDAIGPILQGIARPVNDLSRGCSIEDVYKMVAITANQAIASKTLK, from the coding sequence ATGGATTTAATAAGCGAAATTGTTGCGCGTGCGAAAGCAAACCGCCAACGCATTGTTCTTCCTGAAGGAACGGAAGAACGTACATTGAAAGCTGCCGATCAAGTTTTGGCTGATGAGGTGGCTGATTTAATTATTTTGGGTAATGTTGATGAAATAAAGGCTTTGGCTAGTCAATGGGGATTGACTCATATTGAGAAAGCGACCCTTCTTGATCCTGACACTTTACCTAATAAAGAAGAGTATGCTCAGCTTCTTTGCGAACTTCGCAAAAAAAAGGGTATGACTATCGAAGAGGCCAGAAAGTTGGTTCTTGATCCTCTTTACCTTGGTTGCTTAATGGTTAAAAACGGTGATGCTGATGGTCAGTTGGCTGGTGCTCGTAATACGACAGGAAATGTTCTTCGTCCTGCACTTCAGATAATTAAGACTGTTCCTGGAATCTCTTGTGTTTCGGGTGCGATGCTTTTAATCTCAAAGAATACTCAGTACGGTAATCATGGCGTACTTGTAATGGGAGATGTTGCTGTTACACCAGTTCCTGACGCAAATCAGCTGGCACAGATTGCTGTTTCAACAGCACGTACTGCAACAGCTGTTGCGGGCATTGACGATCCACGGGTAGCGATGCTTAGTTTCTCTACTAAAGGTTCTGCAAAACATGAAGTTGTAGACAAAGTAGTTGAGGCCTTTAAATTGGCAAAAGAACTTGATCCTTCCTTAAAAATCGATGGAGAATTACAAGCTGATGCAGCTTTGGTTCCTTCTATTGGGGCAAGTAAAGCTCCGGGATCTGAAATAGCAGGTCACGCTAATGTGCTTATCGTTCCTAATTTGGAAGTTGGAAATATCGGATATAAAATAGCCCAACGCTTGGGTAATGTTGATGCCATCGGTCCTATTCTTCAAGGTATTGCTCGTCCTGTGAATGATCTTTCTCGCGGATGCTCTATTGAAGATGTTTACAAGATGGTGGCAATCACTGCCAATCAGGCTATTGCTAGTAAAACCTTAAAATAA
- a CDS encoding acetate kinase, whose product MKILVLNCGSSSIKYKLFDMASKSVMAQGGIERIALQGSFLKHTLPNGEKVVLNREVPEHTVGIEFILKTLTSEEYGCIKSLDEITAVGHRVVHGGEKFNSSVLITKEVIEEIVQCSDLAPLHNHANLKGIYTIEKLLPKVPQIAVFDTAFHQTMPDYAYMYALPYEYYTKYAIRRYGFHGTSHRYVSARVCEFLGVNPVGQRIITCHIGNGGSITAVKDGKSIDTSMGLTPVEGLMMGTRVGDIDAGALTFIMEKEGLDASGLCDLVNKKSGVLGIFEVSYDMRELEDAVARKEERALLAENMYFYRIKKYIGAYAAALGGVDIIVFTGGVGENQTTCRSGVCAGLEYMGVEIDLECNAKIRGKETVISTPDSKVKVVVIPTDEEFMIASDAMAILSK is encoded by the coding sequence ATGAAAATATTAGTACTGAACTGCGGAAGTTCATCTATCAAGTACAAGCTGTTCGATATGGCCAGCAAGAGCGTAATGGCTCAGGGAGGAATTGAGAGGATTGCCTTGCAAGGTTCTTTTTTGAAACATACATTACCTAATGGTGAGAAAGTTGTTCTTAACCGTGAAGTACCGGAGCATACCGTAGGTATTGAGTTTATTCTGAAAACCTTGACAAGTGAAGAGTATGGTTGTATTAAATCTCTTGATGAGATCACGGCTGTAGGACATCGTGTTGTACACGGCGGTGAGAAATTTAACTCATCTGTATTAATCACTAAAGAGGTTATAGAAGAGATCGTACAATGCTCAGATTTGGCACCTTTGCATAACCATGCAAACTTAAAAGGTATTTATACTATTGAAAAGTTATTGCCTAAAGTTCCTCAAATCGCCGTCTTCGATACAGCTTTCCATCAGACAATGCCCGATTATGCTTATATGTATGCACTTCCTTATGAATACTATACTAAATATGCTATTCGTCGTTATGGCTTTCATGGAACAAGTCATAGATATGTATCGGCTCGTGTATGTGAGTTCTTAGGTGTAAATCCTGTCGGACAACGTATTATTACTTGCCATATTGGTAACGGAGGGTCTATCACTGCGGTGAAAGATGGTAAATCTATTGATACTTCAATGGGGCTTACTCCTGTTGAAGGTTTGATGATGGGAACTCGGGTAGGAGATATTGACGCAGGTGCTTTGACTTTTATTATGGAAAAAGAGGGACTGGATGCTTCTGGCCTTTGTGATTTGGTAAATAAGAAAAGTGGAGTTCTTGGTATTTTTGAAGTTTCTTATGATATGCGTGAGCTGGAAGATGCGGTAGCCAGAAAAGAAGAACGTGCCCTATTGGCCGAGAATATGTATTTTTATCGTATTAAGAAATATATCGGAGCATATGCTGCAGCTCTTGGTGGTGTTGATATTATCGTCTTTACCGGTGGTGTAGGAGAGAATCAGACAACATGCCGTTCAGGTGTTTGTGCGGGACTTGAATATATGGGGGTTGAGATTGATCTTGAATGCAATGCTAAGATTCGTGGTAAAGAGACTGTTATCAGTACTCCTGATTCAAAGGTGAAGGTGGTCGTGATTCCTACTGATGAGGAATTTATGATTGCTTCTGATGCGATGGCCATTTTGAGTAAGTAA
- a CDS encoding glycine betaine ABC transporter substrate-binding protein: MKFKTLLTLFAAVLLLGACGQGKGNKKSISIAYVNWSEGIAITHLAKVVLEDQGYEVKLMNADLAPVFASLSRKKADVFLDTWLPVTMKDYMDQYGDKLEELGTVYNEARIGLVVPDYVTANSIDELNQYKAKFDKKIVGIDAGAGIMRATTKAIKEYKLDFELQTSSGPAMTASLKKAIDKKEWVVVTGWTPHWMFNRFDLKILKDPKGIYGETEKLEVIAWKGFSEKNPEAANILKKIKLNNEEISSLMAEIENSKTNEDDGAKEWIKKHSSLVESWTKTEK; encoded by the coding sequence ATGAAATTTAAAACCCTACTTACACTCTTCGCAGCAGTCCTACTTTTAGGTGCCTGCGGACAAGGAAAAGGAAATAAGAAATCAATAAGCATCGCTTATGTTAACTGGTCAGAAGGCATTGCCATCACTCATTTGGCTAAAGTTGTTTTGGAAGATCAAGGATATGAAGTAAAATTGATGAATGCTGATTTAGCTCCTGTATTTGCATCACTGTCGCGCAAAAAGGCGGATGTATTTTTAGATACTTGGCTACCTGTTACCATGAAAGATTATATGGATCAATATGGTGATAAGTTAGAAGAGCTAGGAACCGTTTATAATGAAGCACGTATCGGTTTGGTTGTTCCTGATTACGTTACCGCCAACTCAATAGATGAATTGAATCAATACAAAGCAAAATTTGACAAAAAAATCGTTGGTATTGATGCAGGAGCAGGAATCATGAGAGCCACCACTAAAGCCATTAAAGAATACAAATTGGATTTTGAATTGCAAACTTCAAGTGGACCAGCTATGACTGCTTCCTTAAAGAAAGCTATTGATAAAAAAGAATGGGTCGTTGTAACCGGATGGACTCCTCACTGGATGTTTAACCGTTTTGATCTGAAAATATTAAAAGACCCCAAAGGTATCTATGGTGAAACTGAAAAACTTGAAGTTATTGCTTGGAAGGGTTTTTCAGAAAAGAATCCTGAAGCAGCAAATATCTTGAAAAAGATTAAATTGAACAACGAAGAGATAAGCAGCCTGATGGCGGAAATTGAAAATTCTAAAACGAATGAAGATGATGGCGCAAAAGAATGGATAAAGAAACACTCATCTCTTGTAGAGTCTTGGACAAAGACAGAAAAGTAA
- a CDS encoding glycine betaine/L-proline ABC transporter ATP-binding protein — MSKIEIKNLHLIFGSDKQKALKLLKGGKNKSEILKSTGCTVAVKDATLSINEGEIFVIMGLSGSGKSTLLRCINRLINPTSGEIIINGTDISKASDKELLQIRRQEMSMVFQSFGLLPHRSVLSNISFGLELQGVKKEIREEKAMNSMQLVGLKGYENQMVGELSGGMQQRVGLARALANDPEVLLMDEAFSALDPLIRVQMQDELLDLQEKMKKTIIFITHDLDEAIKLGDRIAIMKDGEIVQTGTSEEILTEPADDYVSRFIENVDRSKIITAASILISKPTVARIRKEGPEALIRKMKEKDLTVLPVIDEKNILLGSITLNKVIELRRAGLRSLETAINPEVHSVLPDTKIEDILPLMTRTNSHIYVVNEEKEFQGIVPLASVVIEMTGKDKTEINEIIQKAVDL; from the coding sequence ATGAGTAAAATAGAAATTAAAAACCTACATCTAATTTTTGGTAGCGACAAGCAAAAAGCGCTAAAGCTTCTAAAAGGAGGCAAGAATAAAAGCGAGATACTAAAGTCTACCGGATGCACTGTGGCCGTTAAAGATGCCACGCTCTCAATCAATGAAGGAGAAATTTTCGTTATCATGGGATTATCCGGTAGTGGAAAATCAACCTTACTTAGATGTATTAACCGTTTAATAAATCCGACTTCCGGAGAAATTATCATAAACGGAACTGACATATCTAAAGCATCTGACAAAGAATTGCTGCAAATACGCCGACAAGAGATGTCTATGGTTTTCCAAAGTTTCGGACTACTGCCTCATCGATCCGTTTTAAGCAATATCTCTTTCGGACTTGAGCTACAAGGAGTAAAAAAAGAGATTAGAGAAGAAAAGGCCATGAACAGCATGCAACTTGTAGGTCTTAAAGGCTATGAAAATCAAATGGTAGGAGAACTATCGGGCGGTATGCAACAACGTGTAGGATTGGCAAGAGCTTTGGCTAATGATCCGGAAGTGCTACTCATGGACGAAGCTTTCTCAGCACTTGATCCTCTTATAAGGGTTCAGATGCAAGATGAGCTTTTGGATTTGCAGGAAAAGATGAAGAAGACAATCATCTTTATCACGCATGACTTAGACGAAGCAATTAAGCTTGGCGATAGAATTGCTATCATGAAAGATGGTGAGATAGTACAGACAGGTACCTCCGAGGAGATCCTTACTGAACCTGCCGATGATTATGTTTCACGATTTATAGAGAATGTAGATCGTTCGAAGATTATCACAGCGGCCTCTATTCTTATAAGCAAACCAACGGTAGCTCGTATACGCAAAGAAGGTCCCGAAGCGCTGATACGAAAGATGAAGGAAAAAGACTTAACTGTACTTCCTGTTATCGACGAAAAAAACATCTTACTTGGTTCAATCACTCTGAATAAAGTTATTGAGCTAAGAAGAGCAGGACTCAGAAGCTTAGAGACAGCTATTAATCCAGAAGTTCATTCCGTATTGCCTGATACCAAAATAGAGGATATCCTCCCACTAATGACTCGCACCAACTCTCATATCTACGTGGTAAACGAAGAGAAAGAGTTTCAAGGTATAGTCCCTCTCGCTTCTGTCGTGATTGAGATGACCGGAAAAGATAAGACAGAAATCAATGAAATCATTCAAAAAGCTGTAGACTTATGA
- a CDS encoding proline/glycine betaine ABC transporter permease, whose amino-acid sequence MINIGQYIESAINWLTDNFSPFFDSLNYGIGNFIDGFQHVLNIVPFYVIILLVSILAWFKSGKGIGIFTLLGLVLIHQMGFWEETMQTLALVLSSTTIALLIGIPLGIWAAHSDNCNKILRPILDLMQTMPAFVYLIPAVLFFGLGTVPGAFATIIFAMPPVVRLTSLGIRQVPENIIEASRAFGATPLQMLYKVQLPLALPTILTGVNQTIMMSLSMVVIAAMISAGGLGEIVLKGITQMKIGLGFEGGIAVVILAIVLDRITQGIAQQKK is encoded by the coding sequence ATGATAAATATAGGACAATATATTGAATCTGCCATTAATTGGCTTACAGATAATTTCTCACCATTTTTTGACTCGTTGAATTATGGAATAGGTAATTTTATCGATGGATTTCAACATGTACTTAACATCGTTCCGTTTTACGTAATTATTTTGTTAGTCAGTATTTTAGCTTGGTTCAAATCAGGAAAAGGAATAGGTATATTCACCTTGCTAGGATTAGTATTGATCCATCAAATGGGCTTTTGGGAAGAGACGATGCAAACACTTGCTTTAGTTTTATCCTCAACTACCATTGCGCTATTGATAGGTATTCCTTTAGGAATATGGGCAGCACATAGCGACAATTGCAATAAGATTTTACGCCCGATACTAGATTTGATGCAGACTATGCCTGCTTTTGTCTATCTGATACCTGCCGTACTATTCTTTGGCTTGGGAACTGTTCCGGGTGCATTTGCTACTATCATCTTTGCAATGCCTCCTGTAGTCAGACTTACCAGCCTCGGAATTCGCCAAGTGCCGGAAAACATTATCGAAGCATCACGTGCGTTTGGAGCTACTCCTCTGCAAATGTTGTATAAGGTACAGTTACCTCTTGCCTTGCCGACAATCCTTACCGGAGTAAATCAGACAATCATGATGTCATTGTCCATGGTAGTTATCGCTGCCATGATCTCGGCCGGGGGACTTGGAGAAATCGTATTAAAAGGAATTACACAGATGAAAATAGGTCTGGGCTTTGAAGGTGGTATCGCAGTTGTCATTTTAGCTATTGTGCTTGACCGCATCACACAGGGAATTGCTCAACAAAAAAAATAA